Proteins encoded together in one Quercus lobata isolate SW786 chromosome 3, ValleyOak3.0 Primary Assembly, whole genome shotgun sequence window:
- the LOC115979225 gene encoding D-galacturonate reductase-like yields MALVPEVSLSSSCDLKMPVIGMGTSSYPPVDPETAKAAIIEAIKAGYRHFDTAYAYGSEKPLGEAIAQALSLGLIKSRDELFITSKLWASFAGRDLVVPAIKMSLSNLKLDYLDMYIIHWPLKLSQDVRQMPIAKEQAFPLDIKSVWEGMEECKNLGLTKAIGVSNFSCKKLEELLSVAKIPPAVNQVEMNPLWQQKKLKEFCQAKDIHITAYSPLGANGTKWGDNRIVECDVLEEIAKAHGKTTAQISLRWVYEQGVSLVPKSFNKKRMNENLQIFDWSLTEEESSKINQLPQRKGVTFASILGPHDLVLELDAET; encoded by the exons ATGGCTCTGGTTCCTGAGGTAAGTCTAAGCTCTTCTTGTGATCTTAAAATGCCTGTTATAGGCATGGGAACATCATCGTACCCTCCTGTAGATCCTGAAACAGCAAAAGCTGCAATCATAGAAGCAATCAAAGCAGGCTATCGCCACTTTGACACAGCCTATGCATACGGGTCTGAGAAGCCTCTAGGAGAAGCAATAGCCCAAGCTCTAAGTCTGGGCCTTATTAAGTCTAGGGACGAGCTCTTCATCACTTCCAAGCTATGGGCTAGCTTTGCTGGGAGAGATCTTGTGGTGCCAGCAATCAAGATGAGTTTAAG CAACCTTAAGTTGGACTACCTGGATATGTATATAATACATTGGCCCTTAAAATTGAGCCAAGACGTGCGTCAAATGCCCATTGCAAAGGAACAAGCATTTCCCTTAGATATCAAGTCTGTCTGGGAAGGCATGGAGGAATGTAAGAATCTTGGCCTCACTAAGGCCATTGGTGTCAGCAATTTCTCTTGTAAGAAGCTGGAGGAGCTTCTTTCAGTTGCCAAAATTCCTCCGGCTGTCAATCAA GTCGAGATGAACCCACTTTGGCAGCAGAAGAAATTGAAGGAGTTCTGTCAGGCAAAGGATATTCATATTACCGCTTACTCTCCACTGGGTGCAAATGGGACTAAATGGGGAGACAATAGGATTGTAGAGTGTGATGTCCTGGAAGAGATTGCTAAGGCACATGGAAAAACTACTGCCCAG ATTTCTTTGAGATGGGTGTACGAGCAGGGGGTGAGTTTGGTTCCAAAGAGCTTTAACAAGAAAAGGATGAACGAGAACCTTCAGATCTTTGATTGGTCCTTGACTGAGGAGGAGTCAAGCAAGATCAATCAGCTTCCTCAGCGCAAGGGAGTAACGTTTGCCTCTATTTTGGGACCCCATGACCTTGTGCTGGAGCTTGATGCAGAGACATGA
- the LOC115982098 gene encoding D-galacturonate reductase-like: MAANVPKVTISNGSQTMPLPVIGLGTATQPQVAETTKSAVLDAIGIGYRHFDTAFIYGSEQPLGEAIAEAIKTGLIKSRDELFITSKLWCTFASPELVLPAIKTSLKNLQLDYLDLFLVHWPLKISGEVKRLPIPKETIFPIDIKAVWEVMEECQNLGLTKAIGVSNFSTRRLDELLSFAKIPPSVNQVEMNPLWQQKDLREFCKAKGIHITAYSPLGSRGAKWGDSESLEYKVLEEIAKAKGKTAAQVSLRWVYEQGVSFVPKSFNKDRLKQNLDIFDWSLTEEELNKISKLPQRRGILPSMMMEPSDLVREIEAEI; encoded by the exons ATGGCTGCAAATGTCCCAAAGGTTACAATAAGCAATGGCAGCCAAACTATGCCACTGCCAGTAATTGGGCTGGGTACAGCAACACAACCCCAAGTGGCAGAGACTACAAAATCTGCCGTTCTTGATGCAATCGGAATCGGTTATCGCCACTTTGACACAGCCTTTATATATGGGTCGGAGCAACCACTTGGAGAAGCAATTGCTGAGGCCATCAAAACAGGCCTTATCAAATCCAGAGATGAACTCTTCATCACTTCCAAGCTATGGTGCACCTTTGCCAGTCCAGAACTTGTCTTGCCCGCAATTAAGACAAGTCTCAA GAATCTTCAACTGGACTATCTTGATCTTTTTTTGGTTCACTGGCCATTGAAGATTAGTGGGGAGGTAAAACGACTCCCAATTCCTAAAGAAACTATATTTCCCATTGATATCAAGGCAGTTTGGGAAGTTATGGAAGAGTGTCAAAATCTTGGCCTAACCAAAGCCATTGGTGTAAGCAACTTCTCGACCAGGAGGCTTGATGAACTCCTTTCCTTTGCCAAAATCCCTCCATCAGTCAACCAA GTGGAGATGAATCCACTTTGGCAGCAAAAGGATCTGAGGGAGTTTTGCAAGGCAAAGGGTATTCATATTACTGCCTACTCGCCACTGGGTTCGAGAGGCGCAAAATGGGGAGACAGCGAAAGCCTTGAGTACAAAGTGCTAGAAGAGATTGCCAAGGCTAAAGGGAAAACTGCTGCCCAG GTTTCTCTAAGATGGGTGTATGAGCAAGGGGTGAGTTTTGTACCAAAGAGCTTCAACAAGGATAGGTTGAAGCAGAACCTTGATATCTTCGATTGGTCACTAACAGAGGAGGAGCTAAACAAGATCAGTAAGCTTCCACAGCGCAGAGGGATTCTCCCTAGCATGATGATGGAACCGAGTGACCTAGTGAGGGAGATTGAAGCAGaaatataa
- the LOC115981696 gene encoding transmembrane 9 superfamily member 3 — protein MKKTIVIVAVLVIISCYGITEVRSDASDHRYKEGDPVPLYANKVGPFHNPSETYRYFDLPFCSSGHVTEKKEALGEVLNGDRLVSAPYKLDFKKDKDTEVACKRKLSKDDVAHFRNAVQKDYYFQMYYDDLPIWGFIGKVEKEGKVDPSEYKYFLFKHIQFEVSYNKDRVIEIMAHMDPQSVVDLTEDKEVEAEFMYTVKWKETEIPFEKRMEKYSQSSSLPHHLEIHWFSIINSCVTVLLLTGFLATILMRVLKNDFMKYAQDEEAADDQEETGWKYIHGDVFRFPKYKSLFAAALGSGSQLFTLTVFIFMLALVGVFYPYNRGALFTALVVIYALTSGIAGYTASSFYCQLEGKNWVRNLLLTGCLFCGPLFLTFCFLNTVAIAYSATAALPFGTIVVIVLIWTLVTSPLLVLGGIAGKNSKAEFQAPCRTTKYPREIPPLPWYRSTLPQMAMAGFLPFSAIYIELYYIFASVWGHRIYTIYSILFIVFIILLIVTAFITVALTYFQLAAEDHEWWWRSFLCGGSTGLFIYGYCLYYYYARSDMSGFMQTSFFFGYMACICYGFFLMLGAVGFRASLLFVRHIYRSIKCE, from the exons atgaAGAAAACGATTGTTATCGTAGCGGTTTTAGTAATAATCAGCTGTTATGGAATAACCGAGGTGAGATCCGACGCTTCCGATCACCGATACAAAGAAGGTGACCCAGTTCCTCTCTACGCCAACAAGGTTGGCCCCTTTCACAACCCCAG TGAAACGTATCGCTATTTCGATCTGCCCTTCTGCTCTTCAg GTCATGTGACGGAGAAGAAGGAAGCGCTTGGTGAGGTTTTGAATGGAGATCGACTTGTTAGTGCTCCCTATAAACTTGACTTTAAGAAAGACAAAGACACTGAAGTGGCCTGTAAAAGGAAGCTGTCTAAGGATGATGTCGCTCATTTCCGGAATGCAGTGCAAAAGGACTATTACTTCCAAATGTATTATGATGACTTGCCAATCTGGGGTTTCATTGGAAAGGTTGAAAAGGAAGGCAAAGTTGACCCCAGTGaatacaaatattttcttttcaagcatATCCAATTCGAGGTTTCCTACAATAAAGACCGTGTGATTGAAATCATGGCTCATATGGATCCTCAGTCTGTGGTGGACCTGACCGAGGACAAGGAAGTGGAAGCTGAGTTCATGTATACTGTGAAGTGGAAGGAAACAGAAATTCCTTTTGAGAAGAGAATGGAGAAGTACTCACAGTCTTCTTCTTTACCGCATCACTTGGAAATTCATTGGTTTTCAATTATTAACTCATGTGTGACTGTTCTGCTTTTGACTGGTTTTCTTGCAACCATTCTCATGCGAGTCTTGAAGAATGATTTCATGAA GTATGCTCAAGATGAAGAAGCAGCTGATGACCAAGAAGAGACAGGATGGAAATACATTCATGGTGATGTTTTCCGGTTCCCAAAGTACAAATCCTTATTTGCTGCTGCCCTTGGTTCTGGCAGCCAATTGTTCACTCT CACGGTCTTCATTTTTATGCTTGCGTTGGTTGGTGTATTTTATCCATACAACCGAGGAGCTTTGTTTACTGCACTGGTAGTTATATACGCACTCACGTCTGGGATTGCAGGATACACAGCTTCCTCTTTCTATTGTCAGCTTGAAGGAAAGAACTGG GTGAGGAATCTTTTGCTGACAGGTTGCCTGTTTTGTGGGCCTCTGTTCCTCACATTCTGTTTTCTTAACACTGTTGCAATTGCCTACAGTGCAACTGCAGCACTTCCTTTTGGCACCATTGTGGTGATAGTTCTCATATGGACATTGGTAACATCACCATTGCTTGTGTTGGGTGGTATTGCTGGGAAAAATAGCAAGGCTGAGTTCCAAGCTCCTTGCCGTACCACAAAATATCCTCGTGAGATTCCACCTCTGCCTTGGTACAGGAGCACCCTTCCTCAGATGGCAATGGCAGGGTTTCTCCCTTTCAGTGCTATTTACATTGAGCTCTACTACATATTTGCCAGTGTCTGGGGTCACAGGATTTATACCATCTACAGCATCTTGTTTATTGTCttcattattcttttgattGTCACTGCTTTCATCACTGTGGCTTTGACTTACTTCCAACTTGCTGCTGAAGATCATGAATGGTGGTGGAG GTCTTTTCTTTGTGGTGGATCTACCGGCCTGTTTATCTATGGCTACTGCTTGTATTATTACTATGCACGATCAGATATGTCCGGTTTTATGCAGACCTCATTTTTCTTCGGCTACATGGCTTGCATCTGCTATGGCTTCTTTCTCATGCTTGGGGCTGTGGGTTTTCGTGCTTCTTTGCTCTTTGTCCGTCACATTTACCGGTCAATCAAGTGTGAATAG